The Haloplanus sp. CK5-1 genome contains a region encoding:
- the thrS gene encoding threonine--tRNA ligase, protein MSEIVVALPDGSELTVEEGSTVEDVAFEIGPGLGRDTVAGVVDGDLVDKATPLSDGADLVIVTEDSDEYRRVLRHSAAHVFAQALQRLHPEAKLAIGPPTDDGFYYDVTGVDLDSDDLEAIEAEAEEIIAEDLDIERVERPRDEVVAAYEDNPYKREIMNEEAAGEDPVTVYRQGEFEDLCEGPHVESTGEIGAFTLLNISSAYWRGDEDNDTLTRVYGTAFADEDEMEAYLERRRKAEERDHRKLGQELDIFSIDETTGPGLPLYHPNGKRILDELAGYARDLNLDAGYDPVETPHLFRTELWKKSGHYENYVDDMFLLDVNDEEYGLKPMNCPGHATIFDQQSWSYRDLPVRYFEDGKVYRKEQRGELSGLSRVWAFTIDDGHVFVQPEGIEREVTLVIDNIFEVFETFDLDAEVALATRPEKSVGSDEIWERAESQLRAVLDDHGIDYDVEEGDGAFYGPKIDFAFEDALGRAWDGPTVQLDFNMPERFDLTYTGEDNEDHRPVMIHRALYGSYERFLMVLIEHFDGKFPLWLAPEQVRILPVSDDNLGYAHRVANELDDFRVEIEDRSWTVGRKIQQAHSDRVPYMLVVGDDEEAEGTVSVRDRDERERSDVDRETFAAHLRAERDEKRVEPDFLD, encoded by the coding sequence ATGAGCGAAATCGTAGTGGCGCTTCCCGACGGATCGGAACTCACCGTCGAGGAGGGGTCGACGGTCGAGGACGTCGCCTTCGAGATCGGGCCGGGCCTCGGACGCGACACCGTCGCGGGCGTCGTCGACGGCGACCTCGTCGACAAGGCCACGCCCCTCTCCGACGGGGCCGACCTCGTCATCGTCACCGAGGACAGCGACGAGTATCGCCGCGTGTTGCGCCACTCGGCGGCCCACGTCTTCGCACAGGCACTCCAGCGCCTCCACCCCGAGGCCAAACTCGCGATCGGACCACCGACGGACGACGGCTTCTACTACGACGTGACCGGCGTCGACCTCGACAGCGACGACCTCGAAGCGATCGAGGCCGAGGCCGAGGAGATCATCGCCGAGGACCTCGACATCGAACGCGTCGAACGGCCACGGGACGAGGTCGTCGCGGCCTACGAGGACAACCCCTACAAACGGGAGATCATGAACGAGGAGGCGGCGGGCGAGGACCCCGTTACCGTCTACCGACAGGGCGAATTCGAGGACCTCTGTGAGGGTCCCCACGTCGAGTCGACCGGCGAGATCGGCGCGTTCACGCTCCTGAACATCTCCTCGGCGTACTGGCGTGGCGACGAGGACAACGACACGCTCACGCGTGTGTACGGGACGGCCTTCGCCGACGAGGACGAGATGGAGGCCTACCTCGAACGTCGACGGAAGGCCGAGGAGCGCGACCATCGAAAGCTCGGCCAGGAACTCGACATCTTCTCCATCGACGAGACGACGGGGCCGGGACTGCCGCTCTATCACCCGAACGGCAAGCGGATCCTCGACGAACTCGCCGGCTACGCCCGGGACCTCAACCTCGACGCGGGGTACGACCCCGTCGAGACCCCACACCTCTTCCGGACGGAACTGTGGAAGAAGTCGGGCCACTACGAGAACTACGTCGACGACATGTTCCTACTCGACGTGAACGACGAGGAGTACGGGTTGAAGCCGATGAACTGCCCGGGACACGCGACCATCTTCGACCAGCAGTCGTGGTCGTACCGGGACCTCCCGGTCCGCTACTTCGAGGACGGCAAGGTGTACCGGAAGGAACAGCGCGGCGAGTTGTCCGGGCTCTCGCGGGTGTGGGCGTTCACCATCGACGACGGCCACGTGTTCGTCCAGCCAGAGGGGATCGAGCGCGAGGTGACGCTCGTGATCGACAACATCTTCGAGGTGTTCGAGACGTTCGACCTCGACGCGGAGGTCGCGCTCGCGACCCGACCGGAGAAGTCCGTCGGGAGCGACGAAATCTGGGAGCGCGCCGAGTCACAACTCCGGGCGGTGCTCGACGACCACGGGATCGACTACGACGTCGAGGAGGGCGACGGGGCGTTCTACGGGCCGAAGATCGACTTCGCGTTCGAGGACGCACTCGGTCGGGCGTGGGACGGGCCGACGGTCCAACTCGACTTCAACATGCCCGAGCGGTTCGATCTGACCTACACCGGCGAGGACAACGAGGACCACCGACCAGTGATGATCCACCGCGCGCTCTATGGCAGTTACGAGCGGTTCCTGATGGTGCTGATCGAGCACTTCGACGGGAAGTTCCCACTCTGGCTCGCGCCCGAACAGGTGCGGATCCTCCCTGTCAGCGACGACAATCTCGGCTACGCCCACCGCGTCGCGAACGAACTCGACGACTTCCGGGTGGAGATCGAGGACCGATCCTGGACCGTCGGCCGCAAGATCCAACAGGCTCACAGCGACCGCGTGCCCTACATGCTCGTCGTCGGCGACGACGAGGAAGCGGAGGGGACGGTGTCCGTGCGGGACCGGGACGAGCGAGAGCGGTCGGACGTGGACCGCGAGACGTTCGCCGCCCACCTTCGAGCGGAACGCGACGAAAAACGTGTCGAACCGGACTTCCTCGACTAG